Genomic window (Corallococcus caeni):
CGGCGGCGGTTCGACGACGGGGCTGGTCATCGACAGCAACAACGCGAACAACGACCAGACGAAGGGCTACATCCAGCTCACGGGCACCAGCTGGGCGTCCTCCACGAACGTGGCGGGCTACTACGGCACCAGCTACCTGGTGTCCCCGGGCGCGGCGGTGTCGGAGCCGGCGACGTTCTGGTTCTATCTCTCCGCCGCGGGCACGAAGACGGTGGACGCCTGGTGGACGGCGGCGACCGACCGCTCCACGGCGGCGCCCTTCATCATCACGAACGCGTCCGGCACGCAGCTGGCGAACGTGAAGGTGAACCAGACGCTCAACGGAGCGAAGTGGAACACGTTGGGCACGTGGAGCTTCCCGGCGGGCTGGAACAAGGTCCAGCTGAGCCGCTGGGTGACGGCGGGGACCTACGTGGTCGCGGACGCCATCCAGGTCCGTTAGGGCTCATGGACGCACTGGAGGTCCTGGCGGTAGAACGGTGACTCGCCTCCGAGGAAGCCCTGCATGGCGTCGTTGCGCACCGTGATTCCGCCCCCCGTGGAGGAGCCCCACCTCTACACGGACCTCGCCTCCTGGTGGCCGCTGTTCTCGCCACCGGAGGAGTACGTGGAGGAGGCGCAAGACCTGCTCCCCATGTTGCGTCCGGAGGAGGGCCCCGGGCGCACGATGCTGGAATTGGGGTCGGGCGGTGGAAGCCTGGCCTTCCACCTGAAGAAGCACTTCACGCTGACGCTGACGGACCGCTCGCCGGAGATGGTCGCGGTGAGCCGGGCCGTGAATCCCGAGTGCGAGAACCTGGTGGGGGACATGACGTCCCTGCGGCTGGGACGCACGTTCGACCGGGTGATGGTGCACGACGCCATCATGTACGCGGTGGACCGGGACGCCGCGAGGGCCACGGTCCGCACGGCCGCCGCGCACTGCCGTCCCGGGGGCAGGGTGGTGCTCTTGCCGGACTGCGTGCGTGAGACCTTCGAGCCCCTCACCGAGTCCGGAGGTCACGACTCACCGGACGGGCGAGGCATGCGCTACCTCATGTGGACGTGGGACCCGGATCCGGATGACGAGACATTCGAGACCGCGTTCGCCTATCTGCTGAGGGAAGCGGACGGAACGGTGAGCATGTCGCAGGAGCGCCACCGCTTCGGCCTGTTCCGGCGTGACGA
Coding sequences:
- a CDS encoding class I SAM-dependent methyltransferase, with product MASLRTVIPPPVEEPHLYTDLASWWPLFSPPEEYVEEAQDLLPMLRPEEGPGRTMLELGSGGGSLAFHLKKHFTLTLTDRSPEMVAVSRAVNPECENLVGDMTSLRLGRTFDRVMVHDAIMYAVDRDAARATVRTAAAHCRPGGRVVLLPDCVRETFEPLTESGGHDSPDGRGMRYLMWTWDPDPDDETFETAFAYLLREADGTVSMSQERHRFGLFRRDDWLEWMREAGIPATTRRDPWNREVFIGVREPE